A stretch of Comamonadaceae bacterium M7527 DNA encodes these proteins:
- a CDS encoding class I SAM-dependent methyltransferase codes for MQALLDTIATLTLDTSDQANAQRVFHGRGGSYPGCEQWTLDWFAPVWLLTSFKPADDHSLQQIGDALAKRWGAIAPAGQALNWVFQCRGSNPIHTQLMSGAVPEPHHVSEHGALFKVHVLKGQNHGLFLDMANARQWVFDWVSQHPATLNPNPSLKVLNLFAYTCGFSVAALRAGAKHVTNVDMSAGALALGQLNHQINGLHTGASFLPHNIFKTWGKVNRAGPYHLVVIDPPSFQKGSFVATKDYAKLIRRLPELVRRGGVAVLCLNAPELDTAFLTTQVAELAPQLQLLQRLPNPSAFTDVEPERALKVLVYGLPPVLPA; via the coding sequence ATGCAAGCCTTACTCGATACCATCGCAACACTAACTTTAGATACCAGCGACCAAGCCAATGCACAGCGCGTGTTTCATGGCCGCGGAGGCAGCTACCCTGGCTGTGAGCAATGGACACTGGACTGGTTTGCACCCGTGTGGCTGCTCACCAGCTTTAAACCCGCAGATGACCACAGTTTGCAGCAAATTGGTGATGCACTGGCCAAACGCTGGGGCGCTATTGCGCCCGCTGGGCAAGCGCTGAATTGGGTGTTCCAGTGTCGGGGCAGCAACCCTATACACACGCAATTGATGTCCGGCGCAGTGCCTGAACCTCACCACGTGAGCGAGCATGGTGCGCTGTTTAAAGTGCATGTGCTCAAAGGCCAAAACCACGGCCTGTTTTTAGACATGGCCAACGCGCGCCAATGGGTGTTTGACTGGGTATCGCAGCACCCAGCCACACTGAACCCCAACCCGTCTTTAAAAGTACTCAACTTGTTTGCCTACACCTGCGGGTTTTCAGTAGCCGCGTTGCGCGCAGGAGCCAAGCATGTCACCAACGTGGACATGAGCGCAGGCGCACTGGCGTTGGGCCAGCTCAACCACCAAATCAACGGCCTGCATACTGGGGCCAGCTTTTTGCCGCACAACATTTTCAAGACTTGGGGCAAGGTCAACCGTGCCGGGCCCTACCATTTGGTCGTCATTGACCCGCCCAGCTTTCAAAAAGGCAGCTTTGTGGCCACCAAAGACTACGCCAAGTTGATAAGGCGCCTGCCTGAATTGGTGCGCCGCGGTGGTGTGGCTGTTTTGTGTCTCAACGCACCAGAGCTGGATACGGCTTTTTTAACCACCCAGGTTGCAGAGCTGGCGCCACAACTGCAACTGCTTCAACGCTTGCCCAACCCCAGTGCATTCACAGACGTTGAACCAGAACGCGCACTTAAAGTACTTGTGTATGGCTTGCCACCGGTGCTACCTGCGTGA
- a CDS encoding TRAP transporter small permease, translated as MADLLTPTITSGDDTSVLAIALEKSAKVFAMLSGLALVGMALMSLTSIVGRTFFDAPVLGDYELVQIACAAAVSLALPYTQWVRGHVIVDFFTAKANVTLVLLLDGIANAILSVFALAFAWRMWVNMVDLMDGWDASLMLNIPTWWGYVPMVPSFLLLGLIAAYHCVADIRSVRA; from the coding sequence TTGGCTGACCTTCTTACACCGACTATCACGTCTGGCGATGACACCTCCGTACTCGCCATCGCACTGGAAAAATCTGCCAAAGTGTTCGCCATGCTGTCTGGCTTGGCGCTGGTAGGCATGGCGCTCATGTCACTCACCAGCATTGTGGGACGTACATTTTTTGATGCACCCGTGTTGGGCGACTATGAGTTGGTACAAATCGCCTGTGCTGCCGCAGTCAGCCTCGCGCTGCCTTACACGCAGTGGGTGCGTGGCCATGTCATTGTGGATTTTTTCACTGCAAAGGCCAATGTCACGCTGGTGCTTTTATTGGACGGCATAGCCAATGCCATATTGTCCGTATTCGCTTTGGCTTTTGCATGGCGTATGTGGGTCAATATGGTGGACCTCATGGACGGTTGGGACGCGTCGCTGATGCTCAACATACCCACATGGTGGGGGTATGTGCCCATGGTGCCGTCGTTCTTGTTATTGGGTCTTATTGCTGCCTACCACTGCGTAGCTGACATTCGGAGCGTGCGCGCATGA
- the dusA gene encoding tRNA dihydrouridine(20/20a) synthase DusA, with amino-acid sequence MMDWTDRHCRYFHRLLSQHTLLYTEMVTTGAVTHGDVGRHLRFNAEEHPVALQLGGSDPADLALAAKLGQQWGYDEVNLNCGCPSDRVQRGAFGACLMATPQLVADCVKAMVDAVDVPVTVKHRIGIDHEQSYDFVRDFVGTVALAGCEVFTVHARNAWLQGLSPKQNREVPPLRYELVSQLKKDFPHLTIAINGGITTSEQMHQHLATVDGVMLGREAYYNPWLMSTWDSEFFGQPDKGLSREDVELAMVDYMERAAREDGCPWYAIARHMLGLRHGLRGSRYWRQVWSNHKLKPLPPREVWAMAQEFVGMEPQSPPRGATRPELQQQPYC; translated from the coding sequence ATGATGGACTGGACGGACAGGCATTGCCGCTATTTTCATCGCCTGCTGTCACAGCACACGTTGCTGTATACCGAGATGGTGACGACTGGCGCGGTGACGCATGGCGATGTGGGGCGGCACTTGCGTTTCAACGCCGAGGAGCACCCGGTGGCGCTGCAGTTGGGTGGCAGTGACCCGGCAGATTTGGCGCTAGCGGCCAAGCTAGGCCAACAGTGGGGCTATGACGAAGTCAATTTGAATTGCGGTTGCCCCAGTGATAGGGTGCAACGCGGCGCCTTTGGCGCATGCCTGATGGCCACACCGCAGCTGGTGGCCGATTGTGTCAAAGCCATGGTCGATGCGGTGGATGTGCCGGTTACGGTCAAACATCGCATTGGTATTGACCACGAGCAAAGCTACGACTTTGTGCGCGACTTTGTGGGCACGGTGGCGCTGGCCGGCTGCGAGGTGTTTACCGTGCACGCGCGCAACGCGTGGCTGCAAGGTCTGTCACCCAAACAAAACCGCGAAGTGCCCCCGCTGCGTTACGAGTTGGTGTCCCAGCTTAAAAAAGACTTTCCGCATCTGACCATTGCTATTAACGGCGGCATCACCACGTCTGAGCAAATGCACCAGCACCTGGCCACGGTTGACGGTGTGATGCTGGGCAGAGAGGCCTACTACAACCCGTGGCTCATGAGCACCTGGGACAGCGAGTTTTTTGGGCAGCCTGACAAAGGCCTAAGCCGCGAGGATGTCGAACTGGCCATGGTGGACTACATGGAGCGAGCCGCCCGAGAGGATGGCTGTCCTTGGTACGCCATTGCCCGGCATATGCTGGGTTTGCGCCACGGCTTGCGTGGTTCGCGTTACTGGCGGCAAGTGTGGAGCAACCACAAGCTAAAGCCACTGCCACCGCGCGAGGTGTGGGCCATGGCGCAAGAGTTTGTGGGCATGGAGCCGCAGTCGCCACCACGGGGCGCTACCAGACCAGAGCTGCAACAGCAGCCGTATTGTTAG
- a CDS encoding NUDIX hydrolase codes for MQADRTSKFCRACGAPTQARLPDDGDSKLRAVCTKCDTVHYVNPLNVVGSIAVWPGPNGPQVLLCKRNIEPRKGKWTLPAGFMEMGESAAQGAARETIEEAGATFTMGPLFSLISVTHVGQVHFFYQATLTSDRFDPGIETQEARLFSAADIPWDELAFRTVQETLALYFKQSKAQLDSGLVHELVLS; via the coding sequence ATGCAAGCCGATAGAACATCCAAATTTTGTCGCGCTTGCGGTGCACCAACGCAGGCGCGTTTGCCAGACGATGGCGACAGCAAATTGCGCGCGGTGTGCACCAAGTGCGACACAGTGCACTATGTCAACCCACTCAATGTAGTGGGCAGCATAGCCGTATGGCCAGGCCCCAATGGTCCGCAGGTGCTGCTGTGCAAGCGTAACATTGAGCCACGCAAAGGCAAATGGACACTGCCAGCTGGCTTTATGGAAATGGGCGAGTCAGCGGCTCAGGGGGCGGCGCGTGAAACCATAGAAGAGGCAGGTGCGACCTTCACCATGGGCCCGCTGTTTTCGCTGATCAGCGTCACCCACGTGGGTCAGGTGCACTTTTTTTACCAAGCCACACTCACCAGCGACCGGTTTGACCCGGGCATAGAAACCCAGGAGGCTAGGCTGTTCAGCGCTGCAGACATACCTTGGGATGAGTTGGCGTTCAGGACCGTACAGGAAACCTTGGCACTGTACTTCAAGCAGTCTAAAGCCCAACTTGACAGCGGCCTTGTTCACGAGCTGGTGCTTTCGTAA
- the pgeF gene encoding peptidoglycan editing factor PgeF, translating into MNASQQPNAHHPDTLSKLGMPVHWDAPANVVAFMTQRRGGVSQPPFDSLNLGNHIGDEPSSCLANRQLLAQGVGLKPCFMRQVHGLHVHVLTEQTLEDDVQADAVVCATPGLAATVMVADCLPALFAHKRLPLVGAAHAGWRGMAGGVLQATLAAMAQQAHCSVPDLCRELSVWLGPCIGPHAFEVGPEVRHAFVNQPNVFAQASDCFVPQVRAASNAATPKYWANLPKLAVQLLQGLGVEQVHGNDATPTWCTVANPDLYFSHRRDHAVLGSSGRMAALIGLAG; encoded by the coding sequence ATGAATGCCAGCCAGCAGCCTAACGCACACCACCCCGACACCTTGTCCAAGTTGGGCATGCCTGTGCATTGGGATGCGCCAGCCAACGTGGTAGCGTTCATGACGCAGCGCCGTGGTGGCGTATCGCAACCGCCTTTTGACAGCCTGAACCTTGGCAATCACATAGGCGATGAGCCGAGTAGCTGCCTGGCCAACCGGCAGCTACTGGCGCAAGGCGTGGGCTTGAAGCCGTGCTTTATGCGTCAGGTACACGGCTTGCATGTGCACGTGTTGACTGAGCAAACGCTTGAGGACGATGTGCAAGCCGACGCCGTGGTGTGCGCCACGCCAGGTTTGGCGGCCACTGTAATGGTTGCAGATTGTTTGCCTGCGTTGTTCGCCCACAAGCGATTGCCCTTGGTGGGTGCTGCCCATGCCGGTTGGCGCGGTATGGCCGGTGGTGTATTGCAAGCCACATTGGCCGCCATGGCCCAGCAAGCACATTGCAGCGTGCCAGACTTGTGCCGCGAGTTGAGCGTGTGGCTGGGGCCTTGCATTGGTCCCCATGCGTTTGAGGTGGGCCCAGAGGTGCGCCACGCATTTGTAAATCAGCCTAACGTGTTTGCGCAGGCTTCAGATTGCTTTGTGCCACAAGTCAGGGCGGCGAGTAATGCGGCGACACCCAAGTATTGGGCCAACTTGCCCAAGTTGGCTGTGCAGTTGCTTCAAGGTTTGGGTGTGGAGCAGGTGCACGGCAACGACGCTACGCCGACTTGGTGCACCGTTGCCAACCCCGATTTGTATTTTTCGCACAGGCGAGACCATGCTGTGTTGGGCAGCAGTGGGCGCATGGCCGCGCTTATTGGTCTGGCGGGGTAG
- the phaC gene encoding class I poly(R)-hydroxyalkanoic acid synthase — translation MGAAMAYLQDAFGKDTSLDALPTIDPVALVSVQHQYQQDLLALARDGQLDSMQRDKRFSAADWQSNVAAKQAAATYLINARVLLGMADAVVGTEKVKAKVRFYVQQWIDASAPSNFMAFNAEAQRLAIETKGESIAKGMQNLMADMRQGHVSMTDESVFEVGKNVATSEGAVVFENELFQLIEYKPLTAKVYERPFLLVPPCINKFYILDLQPANSLIRYAVEQGHRTFVVSWRNPDESLSNATWDDYIEDAAIKAINTVQDITGAPTINALGFCVGGTILSTAMAVLAARGEKPVNSVTLLTTLLDFSDTGVLDVFIDEAFVKMREFQFVKGGLLPGADLATTFSFLRPNDLVWNYVVGNYLKGESPPPFDLLYWNGDATNLPGPFYAWYLRNTYLENRLVNPKSTIVCGESIDFRQVKVPAYIYGSREDHIVPIGGAYATTQHWAGPKRFVMGASGHIAGVINPPSKGKRSHWIGSDKTFPTDVQDWIAKATEHKGSWWTDWSQWLQAKAGKQIAAPNSYGKRGRYKAIEPAPGRYVKVKAKQPTSV, via the coding sequence ATGGGTGCTGCCATGGCGTATTTGCAAGACGCATTTGGCAAAGACACCAGCCTGGACGCGTTACCCACCATAGACCCCGTCGCTTTGGTGAGCGTACAACACCAATACCAGCAAGACTTGCTGGCTTTGGCCCGTGACGGCCAGCTGGACAGCATGCAGCGCGACAAGCGCTTTTCAGCAGCAGACTGGCAAAGCAACGTGGCTGCCAAGCAAGCCGCGGCCACCTACCTGATCAATGCGCGAGTCTTGTTGGGCATGGCTGATGCAGTGGTGGGCACAGAGAAGGTCAAGGCCAAGGTGCGCTTTTATGTGCAGCAGTGGATAGACGCCAGCGCGCCAAGCAATTTCATGGCCTTCAACGCAGAAGCCCAGCGCCTGGCCATTGAGACCAAAGGCGAAAGCATTGCCAAGGGCATGCAAAACCTCATGGCCGATATGCGCCAAGGTCATGTGTCCATGACCGACGAGTCGGTGTTTGAGGTGGGGAAAAACGTGGCCACCAGCGAAGGCGCAGTGGTGTTTGAGAACGAGCTGTTCCAGCTTATTGAGTACAAGCCGCTCACGGCCAAGGTGTACGAGCGCCCGTTTTTGCTGGTGCCGCCGTGCATCAACAAGTTTTACATTTTAGATTTGCAGCCAGCAAACTCCCTGATTCGCTACGCCGTAGAGCAGGGCCACCGCACCTTTGTGGTGAGCTGGCGCAACCCGGATGAGTCGTTGAGCAACGCCACATGGGACGATTACATTGAAGATGCAGCCATCAAGGCCATCAATACGGTGCAAGACATTACGGGTGCACCCACCATCAACGCCTTGGGTTTTTGCGTAGGCGGCACCATTTTGAGCACCGCCATGGCTGTGTTGGCTGCCCGCGGCGAGAAGCCAGTCAATAGCGTCACGCTGCTCACCACCTTGCTGGATTTTTCAGATACAGGCGTGCTGGACGTGTTTATTGACGAGGCGTTTGTCAAAATGCGCGAGTTCCAGTTTGTGAAGGGCGGCTTGCTGCCTGGCGCTGACTTGGCCACAACCTTCTCGTTTTTGCGCCCCAACGACTTGGTGTGGAATTATGTAGTGGGCAACTACCTGAAGGGTGAGTCGCCCCCGCCGTTTGACCTGCTGTACTGGAACGGCGACGCCACCAATTTGCCAGGTCCTTTTTACGCTTGGTACTTGCGCAACACCTATCTAGAGAACCGGTTGGTCAATCCCAAGTCCACCATTGTGTGTGGCGAGTCTATTGACTTTAGGCAAGTCAAAGTGCCCGCCTACATTTACGGCTCACGTGAAGATCACATCGTGCCGATTGGCGGCGCATATGCCACCACACAGCACTGGGCTGGGCCCAAGCGCTTTGTGATGGGGGCTTCGGGCCATATTGCGGGGGTGATTAACCCGCCCTCAAAAGGCAAGCGCAGTCACTGGATAGGCTCTGACAAGACATTCCCTACTGATGTGCAAGACTGGATAGCCAAAGCCACAGAGCACAAGGGCAGCTGGTGGACAGACTGGTCGCAGTGGCTTCAAGCCAAGGCGGGCAAGCAAATAGCCGCACCCAACAGCTATGGCAAGCGTGGCCGCTACAAGGCCATAGAGCCAGCGCCAGGGCGCTACGTCAAGGTAAAAGCCAAGCAACCCACAAGCGTGTAG
- a CDS encoding TRAP transporter substrate-binding protein, with protein MKKVLKHSLIAATVIAAAAAAHAETITLKVHHFLGPQSIQHTTMLGDWCKNIEKDSSGRLNCQIYPAMQLGGSPPQLFDQAKDGIADVVWTVAGYSGTRFSRIQVFELPFMMTNAEATSAAAWDYAQRYAQDEFKDVKLLAVHVHGPGIIFTKDAPITKLADFKGKKLRGPTKQITQMLKDLGATPVPMPVPAVPEALSKGVIDGAVIPYEVAPGLRVQELTNFTSEPDPSFNALYTTVFVVPMNKAKYDSLPKDLQAVIDKNSGRDYSAFLGKTQAGNDAPGKKKFEAAANQTITIIPKSELENWKKATANLDAQWVKEMNGRGYKGQELLDSARKLISDNS; from the coding sequence ATGAAAAAAGTACTTAAGCATTCGCTGATCGCAGCCACCGTGATTGCAGCGGCAGCCGCCGCTCACGCAGAAACCATCACCTTGAAAGTGCATCACTTTTTAGGCCCACAGTCCATTCAACACACCACCATGCTGGGTGACTGGTGTAAAAACATTGAAAAGGACTCCAGCGGACGCTTGAACTGCCAAATTTATCCAGCTATGCAGCTGGGCGGCTCTCCCCCACAGTTGTTTGACCAAGCCAAAGACGGCATTGCAGACGTGGTGTGGACAGTGGCTGGTTACTCTGGCACGCGCTTTTCACGCATTCAAGTATTTGAGCTGCCGTTCATGATGACCAACGCTGAGGCCACCAGTGCAGCGGCTTGGGACTACGCGCAACGGTACGCGCAAGACGAATTCAAAGACGTGAAATTGCTGGCGGTACACGTACACGGCCCAGGCATCATCTTTACAAAAGACGCACCCATCACCAAACTGGCCGACTTCAAAGGTAAAAAGCTGCGCGGCCCAACCAAGCAGATCACGCAAATGTTGAAAGACTTGGGTGCAACACCGGTGCCAATGCCAGTGCCTGCCGTTCCTGAGGCCTTGTCCAAGGGCGTGATCGACGGTGCGGTGATTCCTTACGAAGTGGCACCTGGTTTGCGTGTGCAAGAACTGACCAACTTCACGTCAGAGCCAGACCCCAGCTTTAACGCGTTGTACACAACCGTGTTTGTGGTACCCATGAATAAGGCCAAGTACGACTCACTACCCAAAGATTTGCAGGCCGTGATCGATAAAAACTCTGGTCGCGATTACTCTGCCTTTTTGGGTAAGACCCAAGCGGGCAACGATGCACCAGGCAAAAAGAAGTTTGAGGCGGCTGCCAACCAGACCATCACCATCATTCCAAAATCCGAGCTGGAAAACTGGAAAAAAGCCACCGCCAATCTGGACGCCCAATGGGTTAAAGAAATGAATGGACGAGGCTACAAGGGCCAAGAGCTGCTTGATTCAGCACGCAAGCTGATCAGCGACAACAGCTGA
- a CDS encoding TRAP transporter large permease, with protein sequence MMGFTGIELGGIMFAFMLVLLALRMHIGVAMLLTGSVGYIAVAGFDPLMAYFKGAAYARYSIYDLSVVPLFLLMGQFATHGGLSKALFKAGNAMIGHWRGGMAMGAVTACAGFGAICGSSLATAATMGQVALPELKKHGYSERLSAAAIAAGGTLGILIPPSVPLVIYAIITEQNIAKMFLAAFIPGILAAVGYMVVISIIARISPQDAPRGTRFTLAQRLQALAETWPVILIFVVVIGGIYGGIFTPTEAASIGTLATAIVAWTSGGLKGRGFFDCIYGAAGATGMIFLILLGADILNVFLALTQVHTELANWVVGMNLPPLAVLAVIIVIYLVLGCIMDSLSMILLTIPIFFPIIMGIDLWGLAPDDKAIWFGILALMVVEVGLITPPVGMNVFIISAMAKDVPMKEIFKTILPFLASDFARIGLLVFFPSIALVIFQILS encoded by the coding sequence ATGATGGGCTTTACTGGAATCGAGTTGGGCGGCATCATGTTCGCCTTCATGCTGGTGTTGCTGGCATTGCGCATGCACATTGGCGTGGCCATGTTGCTCACTGGCTCTGTTGGCTACATAGCCGTAGCAGGCTTTGACCCGCTGATGGCTTACTTCAAGGGTGCAGCCTACGCGCGCTACTCCATTTACGACTTATCCGTCGTGCCATTATTTTTGCTCATGGGGCAATTTGCGACGCACGGCGGCCTGTCCAAAGCCTTGTTCAAAGCAGGCAACGCCATGATTGGGCACTGGCGCGGTGGCATGGCCATGGGCGCTGTAACAGCCTGTGCGGGCTTTGGTGCCATCTGCGGCTCATCATTGGCCACTGCCGCCACCATGGGGCAAGTGGCACTGCCTGAACTCAAAAAACACGGCTACTCAGAGCGCTTGTCGGCTGCAGCCATTGCCGCTGGTGGCACATTGGGCATCTTGATTCCGCCCTCAGTCCCCTTGGTGATCTACGCCATCATCACAGAGCAAAATATTGCCAAAATGTTTTTGGCTGCGTTTATTCCCGGCATATTGGCGGCTGTGGGCTATATGGTGGTCATCAGCATCATTGCGCGCATCAGCCCACAGGATGCACCACGAGGCACCAGGTTCACCCTGGCCCAGCGTTTGCAAGCCTTGGCCGAGACATGGCCTGTGATCCTGATTTTTGTGGTGGTTATTGGCGGAATTTATGGCGGTATCTTTACACCTACCGAAGCTGCATCCATAGGCACATTGGCCACAGCTATAGTGGCCTGGACCTCTGGCGGCCTGAAGGGGCGTGGCTTTTTTGACTGCATTTATGGCGCAGCAGGTGCTACCGGCATGATCTTTTTAATCTTGCTTGGCGCAGACATCTTGAACGTGTTTTTGGCACTGACCCAAGTACACACTGAGCTGGCCAACTGGGTAGTGGGCATGAACCTGCCACCACTGGCGGTGCTGGCCGTCATCATAGTCATCTACTTGGTATTGGGCTGCATCATGGACAGCCTGTCCATGATTTTGCTCACCATTCCTATCTTTTTCCCCATCATCATGGGTATTGATTTGTGGGGTTTGGCACCCGACGACAAGGCCATTTGGTTTGGTATCTTGGCCCTGATGGTCGTGGAGGTGGGTCTGATCACGCCGCCTGTAGGCATGAACGTATTCATCATCAGCGCCATGGCTAAAGATGTACCCATGAAGGAAATCTTTAAAACCATACTGCCATTTTTGGCCTCTGACTTTGCGCGCATTGGCTTGCTGGTATTCTTTCCATCCATCGCGCTGGTTATCTTTCAAATACTGAGCTAG
- a CDS encoding acetyl-CoA C-acetyltransferase encodes MKDVVIVAAARTAVGKFGGSLAGVPATELGAAVIKDLMRRTGVAPEQIGEVIMGQVLTAGVGQNPARQATLKAGLPKEVPALTINAVCGSGLKAVMLAAQAVAWGDSDIVIAGGQENMSASPHVLRGSRDGQRMGDWKMVDTMIVDGLWDVYNQYHMGITAENVAKESDISREAQDALALASQTKARAAQDAGKFKDEIVPVSIPQRKGDPIVFDTDEFINRKTDANSLAGLRPAFDKAGTVTAGNASGINDGAAAVMVMSAEKAASLGLKPLARIAGFATSGLDPATMGMGPVPASRKALAKAGWEVGDVDVFELNEAFAAQACAVNKALEIDPAKVNPNGGAIAIGHPIGASGCRILVTLLHEMQREDHKKGLAALCIGGGMGVSLAVERV; translated from the coding sequence ATGAAAGACGTTGTTATCGTTGCCGCCGCCCGCACAGCCGTGGGCAAGTTTGGTGGCTCACTGGCTGGTGTGCCCGCCACCGAGTTGGGCGCCGCGGTCATCAAGGATTTGATGCGTCGCACTGGTGTGGCGCCTGAGCAAATCGGTGAAGTCATCATGGGCCAAGTGCTTACTGCTGGCGTGGGTCAAAACCCAGCGCGTCAAGCCACGTTGAAAGCAGGCTTGCCCAAAGAGGTGCCAGCGCTGACCATCAACGCCGTGTGTGGCTCAGGACTCAAGGCTGTGATGCTCGCGGCGCAGGCCGTGGCTTGGGGTGACAGCGATATTGTGATTGCTGGCGGCCAGGAGAACATGAGTGCCAGCCCGCACGTGTTGCGCGGCTCCCGTGACGGCCAGCGCATGGGCGACTGGAAAATGGTGGACACCATGATCGTGGACGGCCTGTGGGACGTTTATAACCAATACCACATGGGCATTACTGCTGAAAACGTGGCCAAAGAAAGCGATATTTCGCGCGAGGCTCAAGACGCCTTGGCCTTGGCCAGCCAAACCAAGGCGCGTGCCGCCCAGGACGCTGGCAAGTTCAAAGATGAAATCGTGCCGGTGAGCATCCCCCAGCGCAAAGGGGACCCCATTGTGTTTGACACCGACGAGTTCATCAACCGCAAAACAGACGCCAACAGCCTGGCTGGCCTGCGCCCAGCGTTTGACAAGGCGGGTACTGTAACGGCGGGTAACGCATCAGGCATCAACGACGGTGCCGCAGCCGTCATGGTCATGAGCGCTGAGAAAGCCGCATCGCTGGGCCTAAAGCCTTTGGCGCGTATTGCAGGTTTTGCAACCAGTGGCCTAGACCCCGCCACCATGGGCATGGGCCCAGTGCCTGCTTCACGCAAAGCCCTGGCCAAAGCCGGCTGGGAAGTGGGCGATGTAGATGTGTTTGAGCTCAACGAAGCGTTTGCAGCCCAGGCTTGTGCCGTCAATAAAGCCCTGGAGATTGACCCAGCCAAGGTCAACCCCAACGGTGGCGCCATTGCAATTGGTCACCCCATCGGTGCGAGCGGCTGCCGCATTTTGGTGACTTTGCTGCACGAGATGCAGCGTGAAGACCACAAGAAAGGCTTGGCCGCATTGTGTATTGGCGGCGGCATGGGTGTGTCATTGGCCGTTGAGCGCGTTTGA